A single genomic interval of Oryzias latipes chromosome 3, ASM223467v1 harbors:
- the ulk3 gene encoding serine/threonine-protein kinase ULK3 isoform X2, with the protein MASTSSFAPPKLADFILTERLGSGTYATVYKAYRKGNSREVVAVKVVAKKTLNKASTENLLTEIEILKTVRHPHIVQLKDFQWDADNIYLILEWCSGGDLSRFIRSRRILPEIVARRFLQQIACALQFLHERNISHLDLKPQNILLSGCVLKLADFGFAQYMSPWDEKSVLRGSPLYMAPEMVCRRQYDSRVDLWSVGVILYEALFGRAPFASKSFAELEEKIRSDQPVELPPGAKVSKDCRDLLLRLLERNPDARITFAEFFTHPFVDMEHMPSADSIEKAKELVLQAVQKDQEGERSSALSLYCSALEHFVPAIHYETDRQRKEALRQKVKQYVSRAEELKALLASDNKRSFEEARSARDVLREMSQDHPRLVAALNMASTAIAKEESRSDDCEALDMYQQCLGELLLALAAEPQGRRKELLHSEIRPDNLLVSRLLSRGK; encoded by the exons ATGGCTTCAACATCAAGTTTTGCCCCCCCAAAGCTGGCGGACTTCATCCTGACAGAGAGGCTGGGCAGTGGCACATATGCTACGGTCTACAAAGCTTATAGGAAA GGGAACAGTCGGGAGGTGGTGGCAGTGAAGGTGGTCGCGAAGAAGACTCTAAATAAGGCCTCCACAGAAAACCTGTTGACAGAAATCGAAATCCTGAAAACTGTGCGTCATCCTCATATTGTCCAGCTGAAGGACTTCCAG TGGGACGCTGACAACATTTACCTGATCCTGGAATGGTGCTCTGGAGGGGATCTCTCCCGCTTTATTCGCAGCCGCAGGATTTTACCTGAGATTGTGGCCAGGCGGTTTCTGCAGCAGATTG cCTGTGCCCTCCAGTTTCTTCATGAGAGAAACATCTCGCATTTGGATTTGAAGCCTCAAAATATTCTATTGAGCGGCTGTGTCCTTAAACTAGCAG ATTTTGGTTTTGCCCAGTACATGTCACCGTGGGATGAGAAGAGCGTCCTCAGAGGCTCTCCTCTGTACATGGCTCCCGAGATGGTGTGTCGCCGGCAGTACGACTCCCGAGTGGATCTCTGGTCCGTGGGAGTCATTCTTTACG AGGCTCTGTTTGGACGCGCTCCGTTTGCATCAAAGTCCTTCGCCGAGTTGGAAGAGAAGATCAGGAGTGACCAGCCTGTTGAG CTACCTCCCGGGGCCAAGGTATCCAAGGACTGCAGGGATCTGCTGTTGCGGCTTTTGGAGAGAAATCCAGATGCCCGGATCACATTTGCAGAGTTCTTCACCCACCCTTTTGTGGATATGGAGCACATGCCAAGTGCAGACAGTATCGAGAAAGCA AAGGAGCTGGTGCTGCAGGCGGTTCAGAAAGACCAGGAGGGAGAGAGGTCTTCTGCTCTGTCTCTTTACTGTAGTGCCCTTGAGCACTTTGTCCCCGCTATCCACT ATGAAACAGACCGACAGCGTAAAGAAGCCCTGAGGCAGAAG GTCAAACAGTACGTTTCCAGAGCCGAGGAGCTCAAAGCTCTGCTAGCTTCAGACAACAAACGAAGCTTCGAAGAGGCCCGAAGTGCCAGAGATGTTCTCCGAG AAATGTCTCAAGACCATCCACGACTGGTCGCTGCCTTGAATATGGCCTCTACAGCTATCGCTAAG GAGGAGAGTCGATCAGATGATTGTGAGGCACTGGACATGTACCAGCAATGCTTAGGAGAGCTTTTGTTGGCGCTTGCAG